In Solanum pennellii chromosome 7, SPENNV200, the following are encoded in one genomic region:
- the LOC107026293 gene encoding probable phospholipase A2 homolog 1, whose product MLHGDKSPMGKWVASSFILTILLFFSIAESTNNSQVRCSKTCVAENCNSIGIRYGKYCGVGWSGCPGEKPCDDLDACCKIHDECVEKNGMTNVKCHEKFKRCIKKVQKSGKAGFTRDCPYDVAVPTMVQGMDMAILFSQLGNSKLEL is encoded by the exons ATGCTGCACGGCGACAAATCTCCCATGGGGAAATGGGTCGCCTCATCATTCATCCTAACTATATTACTCTTCTTCTCCATTGCGGAATCCACCAACAATTCTCAG GTTCGATGTAGCAAAACATGTGTAGCAGAGAACTGTAATT CAATTGGAATCAGATACGGGAAATATTGCGGAGTAGGGTGGAGTGGTTGTCCAGGGGAGAAACCTTGTGATGATCTAGACGCCTGCTGTAAGATTCATGACGAATGTGTAGAGAAAAATG GTATGACCAATGTTAAATGTCATGAGAAGTTCAAGAGATGCATAAAGAAAGTGCAGAAGTCTGGGAAGGCCGGGTTTACTAGAGATTGCCCCTATGATGTAGCTGTTCCAACGATGGTACAGGGTATGGACATGGCTATTTTGTTTAGCCAACTTGGAAACTCGAAGCTTGAACTTTGA